Proteins from one Xenorhabdus griffiniae genomic window:
- a CDS encoding HlyD family secretion protein, whose protein sequence is MSTEKNENLIYRSEALQHKKEGWLGASCLDISSNLSMCLLTGMLTFTFIISIITLGSYSERVNVTGTVVYDPPAVALIAQNDGVIIQSAALENKLIKQGEVIFSVSNETETNLGATNFEIEQRLRKQRDIFLEKINFITSEAKENKSYLFEKIKNKEQEIVNVNILIKNSEEQKKWFEKKFSFYEQLKKKGLALDAEFIDRKKDYYFATVNLSSARVKLMTLQGELLDLRKKISTIDEESDSTRKSITAEIAGIEQKILNTERQRKYLIAAPFDGMITSVTVHKGERVKAGQQIAVLIPQNAIPKIELLSPSDSLGDVADGQQVKMRVAAYPYQWYGKILGVIETISEAPINISPSTQANGESKDKGLFRIMVQPIMVGRQKSMSLLPGMKVETEIYVKTRKIYEWLFMPVKRIYERANDRTQ, encoded by the coding sequence ATGAGTACAGAAAAGAATGAAAATTTAATCTATCGTTCCGAAGCTCTGCAACATAAAAAAGAAGGATGGCTTGGTGCATCTTGTCTGGATATTTCATCAAACCTCTCCATGTGTCTTCTGACAGGTATGCTAACTTTCACTTTTATTATCTCAATAATCACACTTGGCTCTTATAGCGAAAGAGTAAATGTCACCGGTACTGTCGTTTATGATCCTCCGGCGGTAGCATTAATTGCGCAAAATGATGGTGTAATTATTCAATCAGCAGCTTTAGAAAACAAATTAATTAAGCAAGGTGAAGTCATTTTTTCTGTGAGTAATGAAACTGAAACTAATCTTGGTGCGACTAACTTTGAAATAGAACAGCGTTTGAGAAAGCAACGAGATATATTTTTGGAAAAGATTAATTTTATTACCAGCGAAGCTAAGGAAAATAAGAGCTATCTTTTTGAAAAGATAAAAAATAAAGAGCAAGAAATAGTAAACGTGAATATCTTAATAAAAAATTCGGAGGAGCAGAAGAAATGGTTCGAAAAGAAATTCAGCTTTTATGAACAGTTGAAAAAAAAAGGTCTAGCACTTGATGCCGAATTTATAGATAGGAAGAAAGATTATTACTTCGCTACGGTGAATCTTTCCTCTGCAAGAGTAAAGCTAATGACCTTGCAAGGGGAGTTGTTGGATTTGAGAAAAAAAATATCGACCATCGACGAGGAATCAGACTCCACGAGGAAATCAATTACAGCTGAAATTGCTGGCATAGAGCAAAAGATTCTGAATACAGAAAGACAAAGAAAATATTTAATTGCCGCACCATTTGATGGAATGATAACCAGCGTGACGGTTCATAAAGGTGAGAGGGTAAAAGCAGGCCAGCAAATTGCTGTACTTATTCCCCAGAACGCAATTCCAAAAATTGAGCTGCTTTCTCCATCTGATTCTCTCGGTGATGTAGCTGATGGACAACAAGTAAAGATGAGAGTAGCTGCATACCCATATCAATGGTATGGAAAAATTTTAGGTGTCATAGAGACAATATCAGAAGCACCAATAAATATCTCTCCATCCACTCAGGCAAACGGCGAAAGTAAAGATAAGGGACTTTTTCGGATAATGGTTCAACCGATTATGGTTGGGCGGCAAAAAAGTATGTCTCTTCTGCCGGGTATGAAAGTAGAGACAGAGATATATGTAAAAACCAGAAAGATTTACGAATGGCTTTTTATGCCAGTTAAGAGAATATATGAACGAGCGAACGACAGGACGCAATAA
- a CDS encoding AzlD domain-containing protein, whose product MMLLIVLMGLISFILRAAPFLMNDNRLLKGKRFLITALDYAICFILGTIIVNISLNNLTLSKLIAQFNIKYLFALITVVLAYFISKYTHSILKSLGFSLLFFMLMQWLFYS is encoded by the coding sequence ATGATGCTGTTGATCGTATTGATGGGATTAATCAGTTTTATATTAAGGGCTGCCCCTTTTTTGATGAATGATAATCGCTTATTAAAGGGAAAGCGTTTTCTCATTACTGCGCTGGATTATGCCATCTGTTTTATTCTGGGGACGATTATCGTTAATATTTCATTGAATAATCTGACTCTAAGTAAATTAATTGCACAATTTAATATTAAATATCTATTTGCATTGATTACGGTAGTATTGGCTTATTTTATCAGTAAATATACGCATTCAATCTTAAAGAGTTTAGGGTTTTCTCTGCTGTTTTTTATGTTGATGCAGTGGTTGTTTTATTCCTGA
- the xyeB gene encoding cyclophane-forming radical SAM/SPASM peptide maturase XyeB yields the protein MAIVKDGKVKHLEVILKISERCNINCTYCYVFNMGNTLAADSAPVISLDTVASLREFFERSVVENEIEVIQVDFHGGEPLMMKKERFNRMCEILREGNYGRSRLVLALQTNGTLIDNEWISIFEKHQIHVSVSIDGPKHINDRYRLDRKGKSTYEGTVNGLRMLQNAWTQGRLSGEPGILSVANAKANGEEIYRHFTKELKCQRFDFLIPDDQHADSIDVEGIGRFLNEALDAWFADGQPKIFIRIFNTYLGTMLNNQFSRVLGMSANVESAYAFTVTADGQLRVDDTLRSTSDQIFSAIGHVSELTLASVLESPNVKEYLLLSNELPDACCGCVWSKICHGGRLVNRFSRANRFHNKTVFCLSMRLFLSRAASHLIAAGVSEETIIENIQK from the coding sequence ATGGCGATTGTAAAAGATGGGAAAGTCAAGCATCTTGAGGTAATTCTTAAAATTAGTGAAAGATGCAATATCAACTGTACTTATTGCTATGTATTCAACATGGGGAACACTTTGGCTGCCGATAGTGCTCCAGTTATATCTCTCGATACGGTTGCTTCACTGAGAGAATTCTTTGAGCGTTCCGTAGTAGAAAACGAGATCGAAGTCATTCAAGTTGATTTTCATGGTGGTGAGCCTCTGATGATGAAAAAGGAACGTTTCAACCGAATGTGTGAAATTCTTCGTGAGGGCAACTATGGCCGTTCTCGGTTAGTGCTGGCATTACAGACCAATGGTACTCTGATTGATAATGAATGGATCTCAATTTTTGAAAAACACCAAATACATGTAAGTGTATCGATAGACGGTCCAAAACATATAAATGATCGATATCGGCTGGATAGAAAAGGGAAAAGCACTTATGAAGGTACAGTTAACGGTCTGCGTATGCTCCAGAATGCGTGGACACAGGGGCGCCTTTCGGGAGAGCCAGGAATTCTTTCTGTAGCAAACGCTAAAGCAAATGGGGAGGAAATTTATCGCCACTTCACGAAGGAACTCAAATGCCAGCGCTTCGATTTCCTCATACCCGATGATCAACACGCAGATAGCATTGACGTCGAGGGTATTGGTCGATTCCTTAATGAGGCACTTGATGCATGGTTTGCTGATGGTCAGCCAAAAATTTTCATTAGAATATTTAATACATACCTTGGTACGATGCTCAATAATCAGTTTAGCCGTGTTCTTGGCATGAGCGCTAATGTCGAATCTGCTTATGCTTTCACAGTAACTGCAGACGGCCAACTCCGTGTTGATGATACTTTGCGTTCAACCTCTGATCAGATATTCAGTGCTATTGGTCATGTCAGCGAGTTGACTCTGGCAAGTGTACTCGAATCACCTAATGTCAAAGAATATCTTTTGCTGAGCAACGAACTACCTGATGCTTGTTGTGGTTGTGTGTGGAGTAAAATTTGTCATGGTGGTCGTCTGGTAAATCGCTTCTCACGAGCCAATCGTTTCCATAATAAGACCGTGTTTTGTCTATCAATGAGGCTTTTTCTTAGTCGCGCTGCATCACACCTGATTGCGGCTGGTGTCAGTGAAGAGACAATAATAGAAAATATCCAAAAATAA
- a CDS encoding peptidase domain-containing ABC transporter: MNERTTGRNKNMQYKISGFFESFTKKLPVIMQTEVTECGLACLAMIATWYDRVTDVYSMRKIFDVSSNGMSLRQLITAAGRINMNARAMRLELEELRCVRCPCILHWSFNHFVVLKKITKKNAVIHDPALGKRTISLKELSNKFTGIVLEVWPRLDFQKRKMGESIKITDMFKEVAGLRNTLLKTILLSLFIEALALSIPLSSQFIIDIVLRSSDFEMLNLIVIGVIFLLILRAVLSIIRAWTLMAMRYSLGIQWSIGFFNRLLSLPLTFFEKRHVGDIVSRLTSLNEIKEAFTAEMLTSLLDVLILLALVALMLCYSTFLAIISLLIASIYLGVKLALYDTYKGARVEAITNEARQSSHFLETVRNVACVKVFALTENRRMAWLNKVIETANARTHLFKIDLINQTLSGFLTGFSSAVILFFGGNLMEQGTITTGILFAFMLYADMFLTRSIKVVNSLFNFRLISIHSDRLTDVATAETESVWYPKNSVSLDNVAGRITLNSLSYRYGEAEPFIFKDIDMEINAGENIAIIGSSGCGKSTLLKIMAGLAIPQSGDVLVDGISIRQIGIDEYRRHTAFVMQDDKLFAASLMDNISSFDSQPNLEWIYECAKAAAIHDEIMAMPMQYETMIGDMGSILSGGQKQRVSLARALYKRPRILFLDEATSDLDVFNERKINEAVKQMSITRIFVAHRPETIAVADRIYNLKDKAFIKFERKTGTGHVRQDHFEYDEN; this comes from the coding sequence ATGAACGAGCGAACGACAGGACGCAATAAAAATATGCAATATAAAATCAGTGGCTTTTTTGAGTCTTTTACCAAAAAACTCCCTGTAATCATGCAAACAGAGGTAACAGAATGTGGATTGGCATGTCTGGCCATGATTGCGACTTGGTACGATCGAGTGACTGATGTTTACAGTATGAGAAAGATTTTCGATGTGTCGAGTAATGGTATGTCATTAAGGCAGCTTATCACGGCAGCAGGAAGAATAAATATGAATGCCAGAGCTATGCGTCTTGAGCTTGAGGAACTTAGATGCGTCAGGTGCCCATGTATCCTGCACTGGTCTTTTAATCATTTTGTGGTGTTAAAAAAAATTACAAAGAAAAATGCTGTCATTCATGATCCTGCCTTAGGGAAAAGGACGATCTCTCTGAAAGAATTATCAAATAAATTTACAGGGATAGTTCTGGAAGTATGGCCACGACTTGATTTTCAAAAGCGGAAAATGGGGGAGAGCATAAAAATCACAGATATGTTCAAAGAAGTGGCAGGACTTAGAAACACGTTGTTAAAAACCATTTTGTTGTCGCTCTTTATTGAGGCATTGGCCCTTTCAATCCCTCTCAGCTCTCAATTTATTATTGATATTGTTCTGCGATCCAGTGATTTCGAAATGTTAAATTTGATTGTCATTGGTGTTATTTTTCTACTTATCCTCCGAGCGGTTCTCAGTATCATCCGAGCTTGGACGTTAATGGCAATGCGTTACTCGTTGGGAATACAGTGGAGTATTGGTTTTTTTAACCGATTACTCAGCCTACCGTTAACTTTTTTTGAAAAGCGTCACGTGGGAGATATCGTCTCACGACTGACGTCACTTAATGAGATCAAGGAAGCCTTCACAGCAGAGATGCTGACTTCTTTACTTGATGTACTTATCCTGTTGGCGTTGGTTGCTCTGATGCTCTGTTACAGTACGTTCTTAGCCATTATTTCACTGCTCATCGCTTCTATTTATCTCGGAGTAAAACTTGCCCTTTATGACACATACAAAGGCGCAAGAGTCGAAGCAATTACCAATGAGGCACGGCAGTCATCTCATTTCCTTGAGACAGTACGAAATGTGGCATGTGTCAAGGTATTTGCCCTGACAGAAAATCGTCGTATGGCGTGGCTTAATAAGGTGATCGAGACGGCTAATGCTCGGACTCATTTATTTAAGATAGACCTCATAAATCAAACTTTATCAGGGTTTCTTACAGGATTCTCATCAGCGGTGATTTTATTTTTTGGGGGTAATCTTATGGAGCAAGGTACAATAACAACAGGTATTCTATTTGCCTTTATGCTTTACGCTGATATGTTCCTAACCCGTTCTATTAAGGTGGTAAATTCGCTTTTTAACTTTCGTCTTATATCAATACATTCGGATCGCCTTACAGACGTTGCAACAGCAGAAACCGAAAGTGTTTGGTACCCGAAAAATTCAGTATCTCTTGATAACGTAGCGGGTCGGATAACACTTAATAGTCTCTCCTATCGTTATGGAGAAGCTGAACCATTCATTTTTAAAGACATCGATATGGAGATTAATGCCGGCGAGAACATAGCGATAATAGGCTCGTCGGGTTGTGGTAAATCAACTCTTCTCAAAATAATGGCCGGATTGGCTATTCCTCAGTCAGGGGATGTGCTGGTTGATGGTATCAGCATACGACAGATTGGTATTGACGAATATCGCCGACACACAGCATTTGTGATGCAAGATGATAAACTTTTTGCTGCTTCCTTGATGGATAATATTTCCTCCTTTGACTCTCAGCCCAACCTTGAATGGATATATGAATGCGCTAAGGCAGCAGCAATACACGACGAGATTATGGCTATGCCTATGCAGTATGAAACTATGATAGGTGATATGGGAAGTATTCTTTCAGGAGGACAAAAGCAACGTGTGTCTCTTGCCAGAGCTCTTTATAAGCGACCGCGGATCCTCTTTCTTGATGAGGCTACCAGCGACCTTGATGTTTTTAACGAACGAAAGATAAACGAAGCTGTAAAACAGATGTCCATTACTCGCATTTTTGTAGCTCATCGACCAGAAACGATTGCTGTCGCGGATCGAATATATAACCTAAAAGATAAAGCCTTTATCAAATTTGAAAGAAAGACTGGAACAGGGCACGTAAGACAGGATCATTTTGAATATGACGAAAATTGA
- the xyeA gene encoding XyeA family cyclophane-containing RiPP triceptide — MSKLQREIVENKTQLTNSDKNKAQRKELVDSLLDTVSGGWVNAFANWSKSF, encoded by the coding sequence ATGAGCAAATTACAACGTGAAATAGTAGAAAACAAAACCCAATTAACTAATTCAGATAAGAATAAAGCACAGCGCAAAGAACTTGTCGATAGTCTGCTGGATACAGTTTCAGGTGGTTGGGTGAATGCTTTTGCAAACTGGTCTAAATCTTTTTAA